One stretch of Phaeobacter inhibens DSM 16374 DNA includes these proteins:
- a CDS encoding metallophosphoesterase, translating into MFKKLITGVQGKSQDFVALNPELRFYVIGDIHGCDDLLAKLLTQLDPDLPVVCLGDYIDRGEQSAAVLKRLMARPDITALTGNHEAMLLEFLADPIPNAEVWLRNGGLQTLASFGVGGVSEQSSEADLESAARTLRAAMGAEMITWLETLPACCQSGNVFMAHAGADPEAPLTAQFRQALVWGRPDTRRLRREDDIWVVHGHWIVKEPTVAEGRIALDTGAFATGRLTAAEIDRGQVTFIST; encoded by the coding sequence ATGTTCAAAAAGTTAATTACCGGAGTTCAGGGAAAATCGCAAGATTTCGTGGCTCTCAACCCAGAGCTGCGCTTTTATGTGATCGGAGATATCCATGGCTGCGACGACCTGCTGGCCAAACTTCTGACGCAACTAGATCCTGATCTGCCTGTTGTCTGCCTTGGGGATTATATCGACCGGGGAGAGCAGAGTGCAGCGGTGTTGAAGCGACTGATGGCACGGCCTGATATTACCGCCTTGACCGGCAATCATGAGGCGATGTTGCTTGAGTTTCTGGCGGATCCAATCCCGAACGCGGAGGTCTGGCTGCGTAATGGCGGATTGCAGACGCTGGCGAGCTTTGGTGTGGGTGGGGTTTCGGAACAATCCTCCGAAGCCGACCTGGAAAGCGCTGCGCGTACACTTCGCGCGGCGATGGGCGCCGAGATGATTACGTGGCTGGAGACTCTGCCGGCCTGTTGCCAGTCTGGCAATGTCTTCATGGCCCATGCAGGTGCCGATCCCGAAGCGCCGTTGACAGCTCAGTTTCGGCAGGCGCTGGTGTGGGGGCGCCCCGATACGCGCCGCCTGCGTCGTGAGGATGATATCTGGGTCGTGCACGGCCATTGGATCGTGAAAGAGCCGACCGTCGCCGAGGGGCGGATCGCATTGGATACCGGTGCATTCGCCACCGGCCGTCTGACGGCGGCAGAGATTGATCGCGGGCAGGTTACGTTCATCTCGACTTGA
- a CDS encoding calcium-binding protein, with product MPNAVLNDILELEEWLEYIGGVVSYSGNTDLLAAFNASNVTQLTVGEFLSIIDAAEQAILSINWQDLVDQVAELLNTPFISEQLTAAEKQTILDSLSMIEPSDITEGFDLLRAEFAGISTGTLVVDAMNIAGQETPVGTDGNDVLAGTVGSDDVRLMNGDDAFAAGQGDIGDDTIRGGSGNDTINGGSGQDVLFGGSGEDLLRGGWGSDLMKGGRQADVLIGAQGHDTVYGEGGADRLDGGSGNDRLVGGSGHDTILGGAGIDRLFGGNGNDSLVGGAQADYFIFRGNFGDDTIRGFAALSDAEKIDLRGVSEISDLSDLRDNHLTQDGSNAIIADGLGNTITLLGVDINDLDAGDFIF from the coding sequence ATGCCAAATGCAGTATTGAACGATATTTTGGAACTGGAAGAGTGGCTCGAATACATCGGGGGCGTGGTATCCTATAGTGGTAACACCGATTTGCTCGCGGCCTTCAATGCAAGCAATGTAACACAGCTGACCGTTGGAGAATTCCTCTCCATCATCGACGCTGCCGAGCAGGCAATTTTGTCGATCAACTGGCAAGACCTTGTTGATCAGGTTGCAGAATTGCTGAACACGCCATTCATTTCAGAGCAGCTTACAGCGGCTGAAAAACAAACTATCCTCGATTCGCTTTCGATGATCGAACCGTCTGACATAACTGAAGGGTTTGATTTGCTCCGGGCTGAATTTGCCGGGATTTCAACCGGAACGCTGGTCGTTGATGCCATGAATATCGCAGGCCAAGAAACGCCGGTTGGTACTGACGGAAATGACGTACTGGCGGGCACCGTAGGCAGTGATGACGTTCGCTTGATGAACGGAGATGACGCTTTTGCCGCGGGGCAGGGGGACATCGGCGACGATACTATTCGCGGAGGTTCCGGAAATGACACCATCAATGGCGGATCGGGTCAGGATGTTCTCTTCGGCGGCAGTGGTGAAGACTTGCTACGTGGGGGGTGGGGTTCCGACCTCATGAAGGGTGGCCGACAGGCAGACGTCCTTATCGGTGCCCAAGGCCATGACACGGTCTATGGAGAAGGCGGGGCCGATCGTTTGGATGGTGGTTCAGGCAACGATCGTCTGGTCGGCGGTTCGGGCCATGACACAATCCTGGGCGGAGCAGGGATCGACAGGTTGTTTGGCGGAAATGGTAACGACAGTTTGGTTGGTGGCGCGCAGGCGGATTATTTCATTTTCCGGGGTAATTTTGGCGACGACACCATTCGCGGGTTTGCGGCGCTCAGTGATGCGGAGAAAATTGACCTGCGGGGCGTCTCAGAAATTTCTGACCTCAGTGACTTGCGCGATAATCATCTGACACAGGACGGCAGCAACGCAATTATTGCGGATGGTCTAGGTAATACGATCACGCTGCTTGGTGTTGATATCAATGATCTCGATGCAGGTGACTTCATCTTCTAA
- a CDS encoding DUF418 domain-containing protein gives MTPTPSPRLQGLDLARYFAFVGMVIVNFKIAMGAEGGTGVVAILSTALEGRAAACFVVLAGIGLGLASNRSTDSIAATTVRRAAFLMGLGMVNMLIFDADILHYYAVYFMFAAVLLRASTRLLASLTVMLILMFPVMLLIFNYDSGWDWELYTYADLWTIRGFLRHLLFNGWHPVIPWLAFLLAGILLSRMPLQSRRFQIGLILAGAVIYAVTEATSAIAVQSLREIDPELADLATTLPIPPMPFYMIAGLSSAGIVIGGCLLLTPTLQRLGVVQALAPAGRQTLTLYIAHILIGMGILEEMNMLEGQTPEAAVSAALLFCICATGYAWTWARFAKNGPIEMVMRRLAG, from the coding sequence ATGACCCCCACGCCCTCACCCCGTCTGCAAGGCTTAGACCTTGCACGCTATTTCGCTTTTGTCGGAATGGTCATCGTCAATTTCAAGATCGCCATGGGTGCGGAGGGCGGCACTGGTGTTGTGGCGATTTTAAGCACCGCCCTTGAGGGGCGCGCGGCTGCATGTTTTGTCGTTCTGGCCGGGATCGGGCTTGGCCTTGCATCAAACCGGTCAACAGACAGTATCGCCGCAACGACAGTCCGGCGTGCTGCATTCCTGATGGGCCTCGGAATGGTCAACATGCTGATCTTTGATGCTGATATCCTACACTACTATGCTGTCTATTTCATGTTCGCGGCAGTCCTGCTGAGGGCGTCGACACGGCTGCTCGCTTCTCTCACAGTGATGCTAATCCTGATGTTTCCAGTGATGCTATTGATCTTCAACTACGACAGCGGCTGGGATTGGGAGCTCTATACCTATGCGGACCTCTGGACGATCAGAGGTTTTCTGCGCCACCTTCTGTTCAACGGATGGCACCCTGTTATACCTTGGCTTGCATTTCTGCTTGCCGGTATCCTCCTGTCTCGGATGCCATTGCAGAGCCGAAGATTCCAAATCGGCCTTATCCTCGCCGGCGCGGTAATTTACGCGGTGACCGAAGCAACCAGCGCAATCGCGGTTCAAAGTCTGCGTGAGATAGATCCTGAACTGGCAGACTTGGCGACAACACTGCCAATCCCGCCAATGCCATTCTACATGATCGCCGGGCTCTCCTCCGCCGGCATCGTGATCGGTGGATGCCTGTTGTTGACGCCGACGCTGCAACGGCTCGGCGTCGTGCAGGCACTGGCCCCCGCGGGCCGGCAGACCCTGACGCTTTATATTGCGCATATTCTCATCGGCATGGGTATTCTGGAAGAAATGAACATGTTGGAAGGTCAGACGCCTGAGGCTGCCGTCTCGGCAGCCCTGCTGTTCTGCATCTGCGCGACGGGATATGCGTGGACTTGGGCACGTTTTGCCAAAAACGGCCCGATCGAAATGGTCATGCGCAGGTTGGCTGGGTGA
- a CDS encoding lytic murein transglycosylase — protein sequence MSISRRSFGFGLMALGLGACSQGVTRTSAPRTVGGLPADLRPVPNAAYDAWVAGFRQRASTAGINNSTLNAAFRGAGYLPGVIKRDRNQTEFKRSLEDYLSIAASDERVSKGRAAYARYRGTLNALEQTYGVDAEIITAIWGLESFFGERRGDVPVISATSTLAFDGRRGAFFEKQLIAALKILQNGDISAARMTGSWAGAMGHTQFIPTSYQAFAVDFTGDGRRDIWSEDPSDALASTAAYLARNGWTRGLRWGREVTGTAAVSGTLIQPQAGGPKFAVTSNFRAIKRYNNSDAYAIGVGHLADRIGGGGPLRSSFPPDANGLTKDDRILLQKRLTAKGFDTGGADGVIGPNSETAIRAYQQSRGLPATGTPSPALLRELG from the coding sequence ATGAGCATTTCACGACGCAGCTTCGGATTCGGACTGATGGCGCTTGGCCTCGGGGCCTGCAGCCAAGGGGTAACCAGGACATCGGCACCGCGCACTGTCGGCGGGTTACCGGCCGATCTGCGCCCGGTGCCAAACGCGGCCTATGATGCTTGGGTTGCCGGGTTTCGCCAACGCGCAAGCACCGCCGGGATCAACAACAGCACTCTCAATGCCGCGTTTCGTGGCGCAGGCTACCTACCGGGTGTGATCAAACGCGATCGCAATCAGACGGAGTTCAAACGCAGCCTTGAGGATTATCTCTCTATTGCCGCTTCCGACGAACGCGTCAGCAAAGGGCGCGCGGCCTATGCCCGCTATCGCGGCACTCTCAACGCGCTTGAGCAGACCTATGGTGTTGATGCCGAAATCATCACTGCAATCTGGGGTCTTGAAAGTTTTTTCGGCGAACGCCGCGGTGACGTGCCAGTCATCTCAGCCACATCGACCCTCGCTTTTGATGGCCGCCGCGGCGCCTTCTTTGAAAAGCAACTGATCGCAGCCCTTAAAATTCTGCAGAATGGCGACATTTCCGCCGCACGCATGACTGGCAGCTGGGCTGGCGCGATGGGGCATACACAGTTTATCCCTACCTCCTATCAGGCGTTTGCCGTTGATTTCACCGGCGATGGTCGTCGCGACATCTGGTCCGAAGACCCCAGCGACGCGCTGGCTTCGACCGCCGCCTATCTGGCACGCAACGGCTGGACCCGCGGGTTGCGCTGGGGTCGAGAGGTGACCGGAACAGCAGCTGTCAGTGGGACCCTTATCCAACCCCAGGCAGGCGGTCCGAAGTTTGCAGTCACAAGCAATTTCCGCGCCATCAAGCGCTATAACAACTCTGACGCCTATGCGATCGGAGTCGGTCATCTCGCGGACCGTATTGGTGGGGGCGGCCCCCTGCGCAGCAGCTTTCCGCCAGACGCAAATGGTCTGACTAAAGATGATCGTATCCTGTTGCAGAAACGCCTGACAGCGAAGGGCTTTGACACCGGCGGTGCAGATGGCGTTATCGGACCAAACAGCGAAACCGCCATCCGCGCCTATCAGCAAAGCCGTGGCCTACCTGCCACCGGAACTCCGTCACCGGCCCTGCTCCGCGAATTGGGCTAG